Proteins from one Sabethes cyaneus chromosome 2, idSabCyanKW18_F2, whole genome shotgun sequence genomic window:
- the LOC128733675 gene encoding nodal modulator 1 produces the protein MVMSCPYLRLTFLVYSVFLLASKLCVANEVFGCGGFIKNANSDLDFSKVEVGLYNTQGSLKIKTDCSPSNGYYFIPLYDKGEYVLKVIPPPGWSFEPEQVPIKFDGTSDICSQGKDVNFLFKGFGITGTVSIYRQTVGAKGVQVELRSESNAKIGQTVTDGNGIFSFTPIKSGKYVIKVKHDKWHFVVPEYNVTVTTGNTEIPPNSLVVAGFEVEGSVFSDGQPFGNVGFLLYAEKGMISMVKCPTEKIPPISGTDPRYGGAPRCYVEPNKASGKFVFPSVSVGKYRIVPHFDSKDIQFHIRPEAVEFEVGRDSVRLAESFEVTGFSVSGKVLLASGGSGVANAKVKLNGREVAATNANGKYLLDNIQAGTYTIQVAADDLQFKDHIVKIALSKPALPDVIVAGFKVCGQVVSKQSHRVAISKKGSTFQVEIPTKENANGEWCTYLESGQYTVQVITSEQEHAAGIQFFPLTQSFKVETSPLSGIIFSQLRATVGGDIRCLPDAGSNCPEDLVITLTALDSSGNPSGQSFVTEQKAGLYTFNNVLPGSYEVSVPKSKLCWQNDKIKINVKSAKESVPSFVQNGYVVSIVSSHSTKMSYKQQGVEGAKPFELALNPGLNAFCVQKAGTYEIDLSGCHKYGTGVAKVFNTNEVSPLTITAQKHRNTIKILAEEKYAYKAKVSIDNSIQTVEFTPTGELSDNRHVYKYDFFLESGENIHLTPQSDIMLFSPVWLEAAGGADCTEVPTKIVANKGLLINGRTNPPIPDAKITLLFPKNAELTPLVATTNDKGEFKFGPIDAGLAVELSAEKESYVFSPFDRTTNSFSGHKLCEIIVTVKDDAGQRLSGVLLSLSGAESYRKNLVTGEDGTIKFHSLSPSEYYLRAMMKEYDFKPNSKLIEVKEGATVVQELLGTRTAFSIFGSITSLNGEPFANVFVEAMTDDRCGNHLEEATSEFNGLYRIRGLQPGCQYRVRVRTNGPNSNVDRSIPKEKLISIEKGDIRDVNMIAISPLTFVDVTVRVLASENDYYKTLKIFLYKKGSDSPVHSQRIESPLNPKSKINPGIMVFFPRIPFDGKTYYIELTTTLSDKNYKYTLPAVQFAANTSSYFTELHFRPELRTAESDLNQNSLSAIVLIFIVGFIFFKQDLALELLGMVWNKLGSAVGEIVSRSKPKEQKYEPAAFDEKEIDKLASSINAIKKKKVKKAN, from the exons ATGGTAATGTCGTGTCCGTACCTTAGGTTAACTTTTCTAGTCTACAGTGTGTTTCTACTGGCGTCGAAACTATGCGTGGCAAATGAGGTGTTCGGTTGTGGAGGTTTCATCAAAAACGCAAACTCCGACCTCGACTTCAGCAAGGTGGAAGTCGGACT GTATAACACTCAGGGCAGTTTGAAAATCAAAACGGACTGTTCGCCCTCGAATGGGTATTATTTTATTCCTTTGTACGACAAAGGGGAGTACGTGCTGAAGGTTATTCCCCCTCCCGGGTGGAGTTTCGAGCCGGAACAGGTACCGATCAAGTTTGACGGGACAAGTGACATCTGTAGTCAGGGTAAGGATGTGAACTTTCTGTTCAAAGGtttcggtattaccggtacggTGTCAATTTACCGGCAGACGGTGGGTGCCAAAGGAGTACAGGTTGAGCTGAGGTCTGAGAGTAATGCCAAAATTGGGCAGACCGTCACCGATGGGAAtggtattttttcgtttactcCCATCAAATCCGGGAAGTACGTGATTAAGGTGAAACACGATAAGTGGCACTTTGTTGTGCCGGAGTATAATGTGACGGTGACTACCGGGAATACGGAGATTCCACCGAATTCTCTGGTTGTGGCTGGGTTTGAGGTGGAAGGCAGTGTCTTCAGTGATGGGCAACCGTTCGGGAATGTTGGATTTTTGCTGTACGCTGAGAAGGGGATGATTTCGATGGTGAAATGTCCGACGGAAAAAATTCCACCAATCAGTGGAACGGACCCGCGATATGGCGGAGCTCCTCGTTGCTATGTGGAGCCCAACAAAGCAAGCGGGAAGTTTGTTTTTCCAAGTGTGTCAGTTGGAAAGTATCGCATTGTACCGCATTTCGATAGCAAAGATATTCAGTTTCATATACGGCCGGAGGCCGTAGAATTTGAGGTGGGCCGAGACAGTGTACGGTTGGCTGAGAGCTTTGAAGTGACTGGTTTTAGTGTGAGCGGAAAGGTGCTGCTGGCCAGCGGTGGTTCGGGAGTTGCTAATGCGAAGGTTAAGTTGAATGGAAGGGAAGTTGCGGCTACGAATGCGAATGGAAAATATCTGCTGGATAATATTCAAGCTGGAACGTATACGATTCAGGTGGCGGCCGATGATTTGCAGTTCAAGGATCATATTGTTAAAATAGCACTGAGCAAACCGGCTCTGCCGGATGTTATTGTAGCAGGATTTAAG gtTTGCGGTCAAGTTGTTTCCAAGCAGTCCCATCGAGTTGCCATCTCCAAAAAAGGCTCAACCTTCCAGGTGGAAATACCAACGAAGGAAAACGCAAACGGTGAGTGGTGCACATACTTGGAAAGCGGTCAATACACTGTACAGGTTATAACTAGCGAACAGGAACATGCTGCGGGGATTCAGTTCTTCCCGTTGACTCAGTCCTTTAAGGTCGAAACATCTCCGTTGAGTGGAATCATATTTTCCCAGCTCAGAGCTACCGTAGGAGGTGACATTCGATGTCTGCCGGATGCCGGTAGTAATTGTCCTGAAGATTTGGTAATCACTTTGACTGCGTTGGATTCCAGCGGCAATCCATCGGGTCAGTCGTTTGTAACAGAGCAAAAAGCCGGTTTGTATACGTTCAATAATGTCTTGCCGGGCAGCTACGAGGTATCTGTACCGAAGTCCAAGTTATGTTggcaaaatgataaaattaaaatcaatgttAAGTCTGCAAAGGAATCTGTTCCAAGTTTCGTTCAAAATGGTTACGTCGTTTCGATTGTTTCTAGTCACAGTACAAAAATGTCTTATAAGCAGCAAGGTGTGGAAGGAGCAAAACCATTCGAACTTGCTTTAAATCCCGGACTAAATGCGTTCTGCGTACAGAAAGCCGGCACCTATGAAATCGATCTCAGCGGTTGTCACAAATACGGCACCGGCGTCGCTAAAGTATTCAACACTAACGAAGTTTCACCACTAACAATAACTGCACAGAAACATCGCAACACCATCAAAATACTGGCGGAAGAGAAGTACGCCTATAAGGCCAAAGTATCCATCGATAATTCCATCCAAACGGTCGAATTCACACCGACCGGTGAACTCTCGGATAACCGACACGTCTACAAATACGATTTCTTCCTGGAATCGGGTGAAAACATTCACCTAACCCCGCAGAGCGACATCATGCTGTTCAGTCCGGTTTGGCTTGAAGCCGCCGGCGGAGCCGATTGCACCGAAGTTCCCACCAAAATCGTCGCCAACAAGGGCCTTCTGATCAACGGTCGTACCAATCCGCCGATTCCGGATGCGAAAATTACGCTGCTATTTCCGAAAAACGCTGAACTAACACCGCTGGTTGCCACGACCAACGACAAAGGGGAgttcaaatttggtcccatCGATGCCGGCCTGGCAGTGGAACTGTCGGCCGAGAAAGAATCCTACGTCTTTTCGCCGTTCGATAGAACTACCAACAGCTTCAGCGGTCATAAGCTGTGCGAAATCATCGTCACCGTAAAGGACGATGCCGGCCAACGGTTGTCCGGTGTGCTGTTGTCGCTTTCCGGGGCGGAAAGTTATCGCAAAAACTTGGTAACCG GTGAGGATGGTACAATTAAGTTCCACTCGCTTTCACCGAGTGAGTACTACCTGCGAGCGATGATGAAGGAGTACGACTTTAAACCCAACTCCAAGCTGATCGAGGTGAAGGAAGGAGCCACCGTCGTGCAAGAGTTGCTCGGAACTCGAACAGCTTTTTCGATTTTCGGCTCGATTACTTCACTGAATGGGGAACCCTTCGCAAACGTTTTCGTTGAAGCGATGACGGACGATCGCTGCGGAAATCACCTAGAGGAAGCCACCAGTGAGTTCAATGGTCTGTACCGAATTCGAGGCCTCCAACCGGGCTGCCAGTATCGTGTTCGAGTGCGCACCAACGGACCAAACTCTAACGTTGACCGTTCGATTCCGAAAGAGAAACTCATCAGCATCGAAAAGGGTGACATTCGTGACGTCAATATGATCGCCATCAGCCCACTAACCTTCGTGGACGTAACCGTACGGGTACTGGCGTCGGAAAACGACTACTACAAAACCCTCAAAATATTCCTATACAAAAAGGGTAGCGATTCGCCCGTTCACTCGCAACGAATCGAATCCCCACTGAATCCAAAAAGTAAAATCAACCCCGGCATCATGGTGTTCTTCCCTCGCATCCCATTCGATGGGAAAACATACTACATCGAACTGACCACCACCCTATCGGATAAGAACTACAAATACACCCTCCCCGCGGTGCAGTTCGCCGCGAACACCAGCAGCTATTTTACCGAGCTGCATTTCCGGCCGGAACTGCGTACGGCGGAAAGTGATCTCAACCAGAATTCCCTGTCGGCCATTGTGCTGATCTTTATCGTTGGGTTTATCTTCTTCAAGCAGGATCTTGCCCTGGAACTGCTGGGGATGGTATGGAACAAGCTGGGTTCCGCGGTCGGTGAAATCGTAAGCCGATCGAAACCGAAGGAGCAGAAGTACGAACCGGCCGCTTTCGACGAGAAGGAAATTGATAAGCTTGCCTCCAGTATCAATGCGATTAAGAAGAAGAAGGTTAAGAAAGCTAATTGA
- the LOC128737257 gene encoding phospholipid scramblase 1, which yields MSHTNPNLHRQEHDNPTFDLSWDYGYDSELRIAPTSNVVPVVHTGENRIITAQPQQQDNGLNSDTPIRSVNSPFLTPFNPRSGLDFLYGLASVFIEQTYELNEFLSAVSSDNRYTIRGPSNEALYGVSEASDPGDRCWGSLRPFQLSLVDRSHQEVVLLKKNLGCGIFCCFCKNQFLELWATPGILLGCIQQDYSLTSREIILMNGDLNTMFRIPISLGNAIHMPKEAHFLVMDRDLRTQKGTITRAWNVGSSAYTNNVYFAEPELDVRLKVLFVGAAFLLEYIYFQSNCC from the exons ATGTCCCACACTAATCCCAACCTCCACCGGCAGGAGCACGATAACCCAACGTTCGATTTGAGCTGGGATTACGGATATGACTCCGAGTTACGCATTGCACCAACAAGCAACGTTGTACCCGTAG TGCACACGGGAGAAAATCGAATCATCACAGCACAACCTCAACAACAAGATAACGGCC TCAATTCCGACACCCCCATCAGGTCTGTCAACAGTCCCTTCCTGACACCGTTCAACCCCAGATCCGGCCTTGACTTCCTGTACGGACTCGCTTCGGTTTTCATAGAACAAACCTATGAACTCAACGAAT TCCTATCGGCGGTTTCTTCGGACAACCGCTACACCATTCGGGGTCCATCGAATGAAGCCCTGTACGGCGTGTCGGAAGCCTCCGACCCCGGCGATCGCTGTTGGGGTTCGCTGAGACCGTTTCAACTGTCGCTGGTCGACCGGAGCCATCAGGAGGTGGTACTGTTGAAGAAAAATCTTGGCTGCGGGATATTTTGCTGCTTTTGCAAGAATCAGTTTCTCGAGCTGTGGGCTACCCCGGGAATTCTGCTCGGTTGCATTCAGCAAGACTACAGTCTGACGTCGCGGGAAATCATCCTGATGAACGGGGACTTGAATACGATGTTTAGGATACCGATTTCGTTGGGCAATGCGATACATATGCCCAAGGAAGCGCACTTTCTCGTGATGGATAGGGACCTGCGTACCCAGAAGGGTACCATTACCAGGGCGTGGAATGTTGGCAGCTCGGCGTACACTAACAATGTCTATTTTGCCGAACCGGAGCTTGATGTTCGACTGAAAGTATTATTTGTGGGGGCCGCCTTTTTACTA GAATATATTTATTTCCAATCTAATTGCTGCTGA
- the LOC128736723 gene encoding protein spaetzle-like: MIWKIPWILLRWWSGLLLLAVYADSAFRFRPPSKPRDSQPLDFVFPDHILPRIDRTQCPPEFPVCTDVANYPQKLVEEIVSRHKERYAEVFGNDMVIDSGDELHKKFETSDDDFLCVSEQKLVHPQSGYNVAEKLVMIVNTPNYLQGVRIEVCRNLDRPCSKLNHLTSFFKTTCKQLYSYRTLLAIDQKTKQAYKESFRLPSCCKCVFHTSQAMRENN; this comes from the coding sequence ATGATTTGGAAGATCCCATGGATTTTACTACGATGGTGGAGTGGTTTACTCCTTCTAGCAGTGTATGCCGATTCGGCGTTCAGGTTTCGACCGCCATCAAAACCACGAGATTCGCAGCCGTTGGATTTTGTGTTTCCAGACCACATCTTACCCAGAATTGACAGAACACAGTGTCCACCGGAGTTTCCGGTTTGTACGGATGTAGCAAATTATCCTCAGAAGCTAGTCGAAGAAATAGTGTCTCGCCACAAGGAACGGTATGCCGAAGTGTTTGGTAACGACATGGTGATTGACAGTGGTGATGAGTTACACAAAAAGTTCGAAACATCCGACGATGACTTCCTCTGTGTCAGTGAGCAAAAACTAGTTCATCCCCAAAGTGGATACAACGTGGCCGAAAAGTTGGTGATGATTGTCAACACACCGAACTATTTACAGGGTGTTCGCATAGAAGTGTGCCGTAATCTGGATAGGCCGTGTAGTAAACTTAATCATCTTACCTCGTTTTTTAAGACGACCTGTAAGCAACTGTACTCCTACCGCACGCTGCTGGCCATTGATCAGAAAACCAAACAGGCCTACAAGGAATCATTCCGGCTGCCATCCTGCTGTAAATGTGTGTTTCACACGTCGCAAGCAATGCGCGAAAATAATTAG